One Oryzomonas sagensis DNA segment encodes these proteins:
- the uvrC gene encoding excinuclease ABC subunit UvrC produces the protein MSLEDKIRQLPTSPGVYLMRDGKGVIIYVGKARNLRQRVRTYFGATGDGRYHVRFLVAKVADIEVMLTDTEKEALLLENTLIKQHHPRYNLDLKDDKTYFSLRLDPREEFPRFSIVRKVPRDGARYFGPYASASAAREVLRQITRMFPLRHYPLKTCMARKRPCLYHQIGQCSAPCHGLISVADYAALVEGAALFLEGKGKQLVAEFKRRMAEAAEALRYEEAARWRNLLRSIEVTVEKQKVVVRGGGDSDVVGYFRDGTRLEVALLFIRGGLLSGSRLFSLTWELDDAEGLSSFLHQFYGGETFIPEEILLPLAIEEAGTLAELLGETKGKKVAIAHPQRGLKRELVELAGKNAAAALRERDEAAASAEAVLEELRQRLHLARLPHRIECYDISTIQGRHSVGSGVAFTDARPDKAHYRRYRIRDVQGQDDFAMLAEVFSRRFREEKVAEAGLPDLVVVDGGIGQLNAAQEIVAGLGLTGRFDLVSLAKSRTARDAASATIEKSDERVFLPGRKNPVVLRQNSAPLLLLAAIRDEAHRFAIGYHRTLRGKEGLASGVEQIPGIGAKRRTALLRHFGSLQRLKEASVAEIAAVAGMNPTIAATVFAGLHGEEAAHD, from the coding sequence ATGAGCCTTGAGGACAAAATACGGCAGCTGCCCACCTCGCCCGGCGTGTACCTGATGCGCGACGGGAAGGGCGTGATCATCTACGTGGGCAAGGCCCGCAACCTGCGCCAGCGGGTACGCACCTATTTCGGCGCAACCGGCGACGGCCGCTACCACGTCAGGTTTCTGGTGGCCAAGGTGGCCGACATCGAGGTGATGCTCACCGACACCGAAAAAGAGGCGCTGCTCCTGGAGAACACCCTCATCAAGCAGCACCACCCCCGCTACAACCTGGACCTGAAGGACGACAAGACCTACTTCTCCCTGCGCCTCGACCCGCGGGAGGAATTCCCCCGCTTCAGTATCGTGCGCAAGGTGCCCCGCGACGGCGCCCGCTATTTCGGCCCCTATGCATCGGCCTCGGCGGCGCGGGAGGTGCTGCGCCAGATCACCCGCATGTTTCCGCTGCGCCATTACCCGCTCAAGACCTGCATGGCCCGCAAGCGCCCCTGCCTCTATCATCAGATCGGCCAGTGCAGCGCCCCCTGCCACGGCCTGATCTCCGTGGCCGACTATGCCGCCCTCGTGGAGGGTGCCGCCCTGTTCCTGGAGGGGAAGGGCAAACAGCTGGTGGCGGAATTCAAGCGGCGCATGGCCGAGGCGGCCGAGGCGCTGCGTTACGAGGAGGCGGCCCGCTGGCGCAACCTGCTCCGCTCCATCGAGGTCACGGTGGAAAAACAGAAGGTGGTCGTACGGGGGGGCGGGGACAGCGACGTTGTGGGGTATTTCCGCGACGGGACCCGACTGGAGGTGGCGCTCCTGTTCATCCGGGGCGGGCTGCTGAGCGGCAGCCGCCTGTTCAGCCTGACCTGGGAGTTGGACGATGCCGAGGGGCTATCGTCGTTCCTGCACCAGTTCTATGGCGGCGAGACGTTCATCCCCGAAGAGATTCTGCTGCCGCTGGCGATCGAGGAGGCCGGGACGCTCGCCGAACTGCTGGGCGAGACCAAGGGGAAAAAGGTCGCCATCGCCCATCCCCAGCGGGGCCTCAAACGGGAGTTGGTGGAACTGGCCGGCAAGAATGCCGCGGCCGCCCTGCGCGAACGGGACGAGGCCGCCGCGTCGGCCGAGGCGGTGCTGGAGGAGTTGCGGCAACGCTTGCACCTGGCGCGCCTCCCCCACCGGATCGAGTGTTACGACATCTCCACCATCCAGGGACGCCACTCCGTGGGGAGCGGCGTCGCCTTCACCGACGCCAGGCCGGACAAGGCCCATTACCGCCGCTACCGCATCCGCGACGTGCAGGGGCAGGACGATTTCGCCATGCTGGCCGAGGTCTTTTCCCGCCGGTTCCGCGAGGAGAAGGTGGCGGAGGCGGGGCTCCCGGACCTGGTGGTGGTCGACGGCGGCATCGGCCAATTGAACGCGGCCCAGGAGATCGTCGCCGGCCTGGGGCTGACCGGGCGCTTCGACCTGGTATCCCTGGCCAAGAGCCGCACGGCCCGGGACGCGGCATCGGCCACCATCGAGAAGAGCGACGAGCGGGTCTTCCTGCCGGGACGCAAGAACCCGGTGGTGCTGCGCCAGAACTCGGCCCCGCTGCTGCTCCTGGCGGCCATCCGCGACGAGGCCCACCGCTTTGCCATCGGCTACCACCGCACCCTGCGCGGCAAGGAGGGGCTCGCCTCGGGCGTCGAACAGATCCCCGGCATCGGCGCCAAGCGGCGCACCGCCCTGCTCAGGCACTTCGGCAGCCTGCAACGGCTGAAGGAGGCAAGCGTGGCGGAGATCGCCGCGGTGGCGGGGATGAACCCCACCATCGCCGCAACGGTCTTTGCGGGGCTGCACGGGGAGGAGGCCGCCCATGACTGA